Within the Taeniopygia guttata chromosome 1, bTaeGut7.mat, whole genome shotgun sequence genome, the region AGTGGCAGGGAGGGAAATCCAACAGGGTGGTGGGAAGGGCTTTCTCCCAGGTCTGGACACCCTCAAGGCAGGTGTGATTTTTAAGTGCTTtaaatgctgcagcagctccctccctaCTTAGAGCTGCCTCAGCTTGGGCAAGTGTGAGGATATCCAGCTCTTCCTTAGGGCTTGGAGCATGGCAGGGTGCAGAGCTCATGTTAAATCTTGTTTACATACTTGTAATatcaaaatacattaaaacaGAGAATTTGAGGAAATAATATATGAAAGTCTGTTGCAAGCATAGATACAAGCTGCCTTTATTAAAGATCCACATTGATGGATATTTTGTCAAACCACTCTGGGGACAGAATGTGTCCAAAAAGCTTCATTACCCTTTGTTCTTGTGCTGGTAGGGCAGCGTCTGACCCCAGGTCTCAGGGACTGCATGGAGATTCCTCTGGAGCAGGGTCACTCTGTGAGGATGAGCCACAGAGGTTCAGTTCTTGGAGCAGGTGAGGATCTCTTTCTACTTAGTAATTGTTTTTGCTGGCTGTAATGTCACAGCTCCAGTGTTCCTTCAGACATTGTGCCCTGCAACAGCACTTacacagctcctgtgctgggcaggcagcagttCTGCTGTGGGAAATGGACTTGCAGAAAATTTTCAGAGTTTGACAGAAGGTTTACAAAGTATCTATCTGCATGGAAATTTTGAtataagaaatgctgacttaaaaatgccatggaataggacagatgttgagagagaaatggagctagaaataagttttaaagGATGACTTTGTAAATAAGACTAGATGTtttagagaaatagaactatgaaagatgcattgtaaTAAGATTCATGAGGGGTAATTTTAGATGATTGGTTTTAAGACATTTACAGCATGGTGTAGcaaaagctgataggccaagaaatGCTTACAGtgtattgtaattaggaaatagttggcttctgattgtgatggcaTGAATTATAGCATCTGTGTTGTCTCACCCTTCAcgtgagactgaaaatggaataaaagtttttaaaacacttctCAGTTGCCTTATTTCTGGGTCAGAAAAGGCCATAATAGGATAAATTGGTGCTTTGTGTGAGGAAGATTTCTCTCTCTCACTGTCGTATTCCATAGCATTtttaagtcagcatttcttacaTTTGCATGCAGATACACACTATGTGAGCCTTCTGTCAAGCTTTGAGACttttctacaaatccatttcccacattcCAGGGTAGGGCTTTCAGTCCCATTTGTGTCCATTTAAATCATGCTTTTGTCATATTTCCATCAGTCTCTCTGGTCTGGCACCCTCGGTCCCACGGGACAGAGCTGTGTGAAAGTTCAATCCCATCTGTACCAGTCCAGCCAGcgtttccagcagcagctgctggaggcaccAGTGGCTGTCTTTGGAGCCTGGCTCTCCCCTGGGGTTTTACAGAGGGTTACAAACTGCCCTTCAGGATCCAATGTTTATTTTGAACATCCTACAGCTGGATAGTTCAGCTAGCAGGGATTAGAGTCAGCTCTTGGGCCCAAAACAGGTTTTGTCCCACAAAGACCAACTGAACTTCCTGAGACAGCACACAGATGATGCACTGGACTTTGGGGTTAATAGTTTGTGTTGCCTGGTGATTATTGTAAGGTTGAACTGAAGTGATCTTATGGTTGAGAGCTGCAcctcccctgctcctggcagaggaggcagagctgggacagggcagctccTCCATTCCTTGGCTCCACCAAAtgctgtgtttttcttcccGGGGCTGCTGTGGCCATAGACCCACCCCTAAGTTACAGATAAGAGTTGTGCTGACATGGGAATCTTGGAGGAAAGCTGGGCTGGAACGTGGCAGGAGAAGATGCTTTATGTGGAATGTGTTCCCGAGGGTGTTACAAATGCCTGGTGTAATGAACAAAAGAGTCTTCCTGGTTCCCATGGCAATACTGGGACACTGCTAGCTTGAGCTAAGTactgatattgaaatgttaattagctaattgctctgtttgttttctctaatCCACCTGGGGATCACCTCCACCCCGCACCCACACTGCCATTCAAGGACTGGATGCAAATAGAGGAACctgtggaatcatgggagggggttttggggatgaaaacacccctaaatggaggGCTGGGCACAGCGGAGGGGGCTGGACGGGAACCACATCCCTAGTCgatgtttgacctgtcaccatagcCTCCAGaggactggactgggctgtgggaagcaggaacagagaggcagctcttcctggtgttaccaggaggaaaggagagaggacagtCTGCTGATCCGGACTTCAGctacagactgcacacctcttcaccctTCGGCTACCCGTGTGCCACGAAgtctccagggacagactctgcagcCCTCTCCCCCTTCGGCTACCTggaaaaagctacaacagcgggggcgagctccgtgtcgagccccctgcccagccgatctttttaataaagagctgaacactAATAAAGTCATAAGCCCTGTTCATTTTGCCTGGGCTGTTCCCTGGGAAGTTTTACGGAGGATATTGTTACAAGGTAAATTCATGGTCCTTCATGTGGAAAGTTCTACTTTTGTGTCAAAAAGCCTTGAGAATGCCCAGGAATACAGTGTGACATGTTTGACCTCTGAAATGGGTCCTATTTGGTATAAAATACCCATTTTTtagtggtttgtgttttttctgaCCTTGGAGGAGTGTGGGGCTGACTAGTCAGGTTGGTGTCTGAGAAGGGGAAGGTGTCTGGGTTCCAGCAgcactcccagggctgctgctcttgggtGTGATGCAGAACACAGCAATATTCCTGCTGTGCAGATGTGGAAGGGAGTGGAACAGCAAGTGGCAAAACTGGGCTTTGCTTCTTAAATCCCAGAACAGCTGGGTTTAAGTTCCATCAGCCAGAGGAGGGAATGAGCCCTGGTGCCAGCCCTCCTGGGGGCACTGGACAGGTCTCACCATTTCTCTGCCATCATTTGCATGGTGTGATTCTCCCTTGAGCAGAGAGGGCAGAAAATGAGGCAGGAGGGGGAGCTCATTTTGTTTCTGTGAGCTCCGGGCTtggggcagctgcagagcactTTGGGTTCAAATAATCCTGCCCAAATACATCAGCTTGGACCTCTCTTGGGCACTTTTGTATCCCTCTGTGCCACTCCTCCTCTGATCTTTTACCTGCGAGGTGTGGGCTCAGAAACATCTGCCTACTGGACAGGTTTTTACACgtacaaatttattttcttagaaaataCATCAGCTGTAaggaaaatccatggaaaacaggTGGTTGGTACACTAGGTGATGGTAGgtcttgggctttttttcttctgttctttaaCCTGCTCTTAAGAGAACCCCTAAACTGGAAAACTGAAAGTGTGTGGATGGGGGGGAagttgcttttcattttttaaatattgctgTGGGTTTTGGTAGGTCAAGTGGCCCTACCAAAACAGAATTGGAATAATTGAACTTCAGGACTCTGCACTTAATTCTTTTAATGTTGTTTGTGTGGGTGCAGGAAATGCCAAATCCCAGAGCAATTCTGTGTCTGTAACATTAAGTGCAACATCTTTAAAACCAAGTGCTCAGTATGGGCTTTTCACGTGGATGCAAAAGGTCTAAAAGCCTTTCCTGTGCCCTGAAAGCCAAAAGGAGCCTGCCAGAAACAGGCCTTCATTGCCTGTCCGGGATTTCAATTTGCTGCTGGAGTCTTCTCTCGGGTTTTTGTGCCAAAGGGGATCTGGCCCTGGAACCATAGAGGGTGTCTGTTGCCTTGGTAAGTGTCAATGAAATTTGCCAAGTCTGTCAGGAAAGCAGAAACATCCTGGGGTTTGTTTGCCAAAAGTGGAACATGAAGATGTCCATACTAGTGGTGGGTGTGGGTGCTGGCAGTTTTGGGTTGTGTGGTGCCTCTGGTGCCTCAGAAGTCAGGGTACGGCTGAAGCAAGGAGGGAAGCTGCAGGTGAGGGCAATATTGGCTGTTTCTTGGTCCAGAACTGTGAGTGCTGGAAGAAcagctttcctccttctttctctccACCACTGAGCAGAACATTAAGATGGTGCTGCACTAAGCTCTCTCTTTTGTgggttgttgtttggttggggtttttttttctgtctttttaatgtatttctaaGTGGTGCAGTGAGAAGCAAGTTGCTGGGTTGCATGACTTcttgtggagttgtgtttttaggTTCCACTGTATGTATGTTCAAAATGGTTTATCCCTCTGTACCCGCCCTTGTGCTCTTGGTTCATCCCAGGTTTTCCCGTCAGTACCTGTGTGTCCCATCAATCCCAAAAACCCTGACTCATGCCCCTGACCCCTCCCGGGTGACTGGACAATGGCCTGGggccctcccctcctccctcctaAGTGGATACCCCAGTTGTCCTTCCCTCGCAGGGCCACTCCCACATCTTCTCCCACTGGCTGATTGGGTTTCCCACCCTCCCTATATCAAGGCCTGTTCAAGGCTCAGGGCTCACTCTCTTCTGTGGGATCTGTTCGAGAGTGCTTGGACCCCGGAGCTCTCTTTGGAGTCCCAATAAATCTTGGACCTATCCCCAGAAGAGTGTCGCCTCCGTCCTTGCCGGTGGGATCGGCAGTGTCCTTGGACCCACGAAGGCACTCTTTAAAACCCTGCTGGTCTCAGCACAGAGTGCCTCCCATGCCCTGTCGCCCCGTGGAGCTAGCCGGGGCTGGCGAGAGATCTGCTCTTGCGAAGTGGGGACAAGACACGGCAACTTCTGGCTGACATATCACAGAAAGGGGCATACGTGTGTGCACGGGCTTCCTGGCAAATCCAGGTGTGACATGGAAATCCTAAGTGAGGATTTCCAGCCTTGGCTACACATGACACAGtcttctgaaaatggaaatggcctTGGCAGAATAGCAGCTGTGAagcaaagcagaattaaaatgcatgtgAGCAGAAGAACCAAGTAAAATGGTACTTCTGGGTCCTGTGTGCTCCTctggcctctgcctgctgtgaacACTTTGTGTTGCAGCTCAGTGTAGTCCAGTACaatgtttgtttggtttgatttttgtgtgtaacaaaaacacTGGTCAGTTACTCTAAACAGCTCCCCTCCTTTACTAGACACATCCCTGGTGTGGGACCAGACTCCCCCTCACCCTGGAGgacttccctgctcctctggagagggggtgaagccaaagcttaggagcaaaggaaaacagctgAACCAGGGGCATTCTATAATATATCCAAATAAGGGACTCtgtcttcctccttttcctgtaGTTCTTCTTCCTGTTTTCACCTGGGCTGGAAGGATGGGCATGGCCTGTATTTATCACATGAAAGTGGTGTTACTAAATTTGTCCAGAAGTCCTGATTATAGACActcattttctgccagaaaacagtTTAATTTCATTCATTTCACCCAGGATGGCTGTCTGTGGTCTCAGACAGTGTTCCCTaggaggaagggcagccttTGCCTCGCCTGTGCAGCTCAGGTGGATGTGACAGAACTGGTGTGGCCTGACAAGGCATGAGCAGATGTCTGTGCTCTGGAGTGCCTTGAAACTTttctctgtgaggttttggACAGGTTTCTATTTGGGATTTCTTATGGCACAGCAACTCAGGTGTCCCTTTCTTTGTATAAAGTCCAGTGGTAAAGGATTGAATGACAGGTGGGGCCTGGAATAAAAATGGTTCTGTTAAAATTAGGCTAAGATTGCAATAAGAAAAATTAGCTTCCTTTTAATGTTTGAAATAgttaggaataaaaatgctGCGAAGGGGCActtttatatttgaattggTGTCACCTCTCATGGATAAAACCCCATAGCGAACAATCACAGCAGAAGTGTGAAAGCCAGGATCCTTTGACTTCCACAGTGGACTTaatgttcttttcctcctctctttcaggaCAGGAAAAATCGTTAAACTCCTCCCATCTTTGCCAGAAGCTTCGGTGTTTAAGCAGCCAAAGCCAAGAGTCTTCAGCACCAGGGCTCTGTGTTActattggacatgaaatgagtacacagaagcttggtaagttcaaaagagaaaaaagagaaagttttatttgaatatctggtatttatagaattctaaaggtgaccatggattggaggatggaattaccacctctccaaccacactggtccaaagatcaatcatttctcttcactcacagagaaatatgtaaactattctatttatacatgaaattgAGTGGGAACTCTTGACactcaaatatgtaaacattatcagaaagctaaagaagttttatgggaactttaaaactttcaaaagaactataaacgaaacttaacacttttaaaaatcagggcaacaggtCTGCGCTGGAGggctcctggtcctgcccacGCTGTGGGGTAAGTCAGAGGAATGCAGGgttcctcttttcctctctgctgggattAACTGCCTAGGGAATGCCATTTCTGATAGCCCAGCcctacccctgtgtgctggaaaagggcagcagggaaaaggcAAATGCCAGAGTTCCTTGGGGATGATGGGGTTGTGGTgtttggctgtgcccagaggggcaggctgggcattgTTTGTGTACCCAAGGACTGGTCTGGGTCTCGGGAGCCTGGGGAGCCGAGCTCTcggtgcattcccagctctgccagctgctgcagggctgggtgacagcctctgctggggctggggcaggaactgcaggggagggctgggaggatttgggagcagtgggaggaaaatgaggaatggTGCTGGGCAGTgatcagcctgtgctggtgtcagcgcagCCGTGCAGGGTGCCGGGATCTGGGTacagctccagctctcctggggtTCAGGGGTGCAGGGTTGGAGAGACTGGGTTTATCTGTGGCtttccaggccagcaggaacaagggggaatgtggtgccagagctgtgtTCCGTCGGGCTGCGCTTCCCTCTGAGGACAGAGTCTGGGCTGAGGTGAGATTGTTGTGAGTGCCTGCATGAGCAATCCAGGGAACTCGGAATTGCATCCGCTGCTGGGAACACTGCCTGAGGTCTGCTCAGTTTGTGTCTGTGaggagtgggatttgggctgcagaggtgctgtTGGCACAAAAACCAGAGTAAATCCTCTCCCGGGATGAGCAGTGAAGGACAGTGTAGCAGGGAAGGGGAGTATTTACAAAGTATGTCAATATTTCTCCCAAAACTGAGAGAAATGGGGTGGAACAGAGAtgggggtggtttggtttttttgtctgGGCCTGTTATTCCTTGTGCAAGGTTTTAAATCTGTTGTATGATTTACTCTCCAGTATCTTTCTAACAAAAGATGACTGAAATTTAGTTTCGGGGTTAGAAGTTGGGTCCATTCACTGCAAAGTCTTGCCAAGGCTGGAGGACTGGGGTgatggctgctctcagcaaagGTTACTTTACTAATACTGTGTCAGatttccctcagtgctgggcaGGAAAGGTGAGGGTTTGGATCAGGAATTCTGCAAACAAGGCCTGTGTGATGTTGgttgtggagttgtgttttttatgttttattacatttgtgttatgtataggtt harbors:
- the LOC116807788 gene encoding uncharacterized protein isoform X1, with the translated sequence MTEVSRCHRERRHRGSCGRYPPAGPRNSCDTAGCSSAPVHPRVRRSAASSTERGGRSLRPPCSCRASGSCARSGENPLGSGSEAGSERMVLQESCSKDALECSGSWQDNLHGWVHSWVSHWTPMEPLRAASDPRSQGLHGDSSGAGSLCEDEPQRFSSWSSLQRTGLGCGKQEQRGSSSWCYQEERREDSLLIRTSATDCTPLHPSATRVPRSLQGQTLQPSPPSATWKKLQQRGRAPCRAPCPADLFNKELNTNKVISPVHFAWAVPWEVLRRILLQGKFMVLHVESSTFVSKSLENAQEYSVTCLTSEMGPIWYKIPIF